Proteins encoded together in one Nostoc sp. PCC 7524 window:
- a CDS encoding vWA domain-containing protein, with the protein MNDTLTLDEVVEFAENPEPRCPCVLLLDTSGSMQGAAIEALNQGLLSLKDELVKNSIAARRVEIAIVTFDSHINVVQDFVTADQFDPPILTAQGLTSMGAGIHKALDMVQERKSLYRANGIAYYRPWVFMITDGEPQGELDHLVEQAALRLQEDEVSKRVAFFSVGVENANMLRLNQIAVRTPLKLKGLNFIEMFVWLSASMSAVSHSQIDEQIALPPIGWGSI; encoded by the coding sequence ATGAATGATACCTTAACGCTAGATGAAGTAGTAGAGTTTGCGGAGAATCCAGAACCACGTTGTCCTTGCGTGTTGTTGCTCGATACATCTGGCTCAATGCAAGGTGCTGCTATAGAGGCTTTAAACCAGGGCTTGCTGAGTTTGAAGGATGAGTTGGTCAAAAATTCCATAGCAGCCAGACGGGTAGAAATTGCCATTGTCACCTTTGATAGTCATATCAATGTAGTACAAGACTTTGTAACTGCTGATCAATTTGATCCTCCCATCCTGACAGCCCAAGGATTAACCAGCATGGGTGCAGGCATTCATAAAGCCTTGGACATGGTGCAAGAACGGAAATCTCTGTATCGTGCCAACGGTATAGCTTACTATCGTCCGTGGGTATTTATGATCACAGATGGTGAGCCACAAGGCGAATTAGATCATTTAGTAGAGCAAGCAGCATTACGCCTACAGGAAGATGAAGTTAGTAAACGCGTCGCCTTTTTCAGCGTGGGTGTAGAAAACGCCAATATGCTGCGTTTAAACCAAATTGCCGTGCGGACACCTCTCAAACTCAAAGGACTGAACTTTATTGAGATGTTTGTGTGGCTATCCGCTAGTATGTCAGCAGTTTCCCATTCCCAGATAGATGAGCAAATTGCACTACCGCCCATTGGCTGGGGTTCTATTTAA